ATAGCTGGATAGAAACTGTTGAGAAATCTCCTAATTCCCAAGAAGTCCTCTTCACAAAGTTTCGTCAATTTACTGGTGATATGCTTGCCGCCCTAATAGCGTGTAGTCCACCGAGAgttaaaatcaattctcaaaatttgacAAGAAATTACCTGAAATACAGCACTGGAGAAGTACCACGAATACCTAATTTCCAAGAGAATCCCGGGCTTTTTGAAGATTATATTGGATTACTTACCCATACGAGATTTCTTCACAAGAACTCATCTAGTACTAATGGGATAGTCCCGAAGATTTTAAGAAATCTAATGCATCCAGCAAATATAAAGACTTTACATTTAAGAACTACTAAATGCTACAATGATATGATGTACTATtttagtgaaaaattcgatTTTGCCACATGTCGAGAGTTATTCGTACAGATGAAAGTTGAGAATGTACCGCCCAACACTGTCACCTATAATCTTTTACTGCGAAGTGTTCTTAAAAATTCGCATATAAGAAAGAATAAATTtccagatgaagaagtgCTGTTTTACCTCAAAAGTATGAAGAATCGAGGAATAGAAGCGGATTCAGTGACATGGACCACATGTtataattttttgaaagaagatgTCTCGAGATTATTGTTTGTAGAACAGCTTCAGGGACGTGGCGTACCCCTTACCAGAGATTTTATTTACACGGTTCTGCGTAACGGTGACTACAATTCTACTGAATGTCTAAAGTTTCTTACCAATAATAAAATCCCATTAGACtgtaaaagttttaaaCTATGTGTGTCTCGATTGCTACAAGAGGATCGTGTTGATGTTGCTTGGGTCTTCTTAGAGTATACTCTAAAGAACTCTGGTAGAGCCTTTAAATTAGGTGCtgatattttgaatgaatttcTCAGGGTATTTTCCGCCAAGGGAAGATTAGATTTATGTTTAATGACTTTTAACACATGCGTTCAGGATAGAGGTTTGAAACCTGACGTCCACACATTCGACATgttattcaaatctttagTTAGAAATGGGTATCATAAGAATTTCTGTGTTATGCTAACATTcttacaaaatttgaagaaaaaatatggattTGAGAAAAGAACTAATTATTGGTTCATTAAAGCCCAATCTATGGCA
The genomic region above belongs to Zygosaccharomyces rouxii strain CBS732 chromosome F complete sequence and contains:
- the AEP3 gene encoding Aep3p (similar to uniprot|Q12089 Saccharomyces cerevisiae YPL005W AEP3 Peripheral mitochondrial inner membrane protein located on the matrix face of the membrane stabilizes the bicistronic AAP1-ATP6 mRNA encoding subunits 6 and 8 of the ATP synthase complex): MNVLQRLSDILAKDGVKTSVLLREDVLPSMFESAKSTVKVNKRNNVVKEIPSKDVTIKENIHLVGRGSNLSKKVSREYLSPLQGHSIARHNILNNYDDAKASRMHSWIETVEKSPNSQEVLFTKFRQFTGDMLAALIACSPPRVKINSQNLTRNYLKYSTGEVPRIPNFQENPGLFEDYIGLLTHTRFLHKNSSSTNGIVPKILRNLMHPANIKTLHLRTTKCYNDMMYYFSEKFDFATCRELFVQMKVENVPPNTVTYNLLLRSVLKNSHIRKNKFPDEEVLFYLKSMKNRGIEADSVTWTTCYNFLKEDVSRLLFVEQLQGRGVPLTRDFIYTVLRNGDYNSTECLKFLTNNKIPLDCKSFKLCVSRLLQEDRVDVAWVFLEYTLKNSGRAFKLGADILNEFLRVFSAKGRLDLCLMTFNTCVQDRGLKPDVHTFDMLFKSLVRNGYHKNFCVMLTFLQNLKKKYGFEKRTNYWFIKAQSMAKFNIEPQWRHVTPEQLQRAQRWVALLRWGVDTNTFSTKVWSTHGTQFRNALRFIGCIPLSYRNSIQQDTAHLTRRKSEYRRRIRHIALQNALLKRVPYAKDWYGTLRKELKERGVVA